In a single window of the Candidatus Binatia bacterium genome:
- the groL gene encoding chaperonin GroEL (60 kDa chaperone family; promotes refolding of misfolded polypeptides especially under stressful conditions; forms two stacked rings of heptamers to form a barrel-shaped 14mer; ends can be capped by GroES; misfolded proteins enter the barrel where they are refolded when GroES binds) produces the protein MSAKIVKFGEEARAKVLAGVKILADAVTVTLGPKGRNVVLEKSFGAPTVTKDGVTVAKEITLEDKFENMGAQMVREVASKTSDVAGDGTTTATVLARGIFTEGAKMVAAGHDPMTLKRGIDKAVGAIIDELKKLSKATKERKEIAQVGTISANNDATIGDIIAEAMEKVGKEGVITVEEAKGLETTLEVVEGMQFDRGYLSPYFVTDPEKMVATIEDAYLLIHEKKISSMKDLLPVLEAIARTGKPFLIIAEDIEGEALATLVVNKIRGTLQCCAVKAPGFGDRRKAMLEDIAILTGGRVIAEELGIKLENVTLNDLGRAKRLVIDKDNTTIVDGAGKKADIEGRIKQIRAQIDETTSDYDREKLQERLAKLVGGVAVVRVGAATEIEMKEKKARVEDALHATRAAVEEGIVPGGGVALIRAGAVLDGLTAQDEERVGVNIVRRAIEDPCRWIATNAGWDGSIVLDKVKNGKGAHGFNAFSEEFEDLLKAGIVDPTKVVRTALQNAASVAGLLLTTEAMVAEKPEDKKAPPMPPGGMGGMGGMM, from the coding sequence ATGTCAGCAAAGATCGTGAAGTTCGGCGAAGAGGCCCGGGCCAAGGTCCTGGCCGGCGTGAAGATTTTGGCCGATGCCGTCACCGTGACACTCGGCCCCAAGGGCCGCAACGTCGTACTCGAAAAGAGCTTCGGCGCGCCGACGGTCACCAAGGACGGTGTGACCGTCGCCAAAGAAATCACCCTCGAAGACAAGTTCGAAAACATGGGCGCACAGATGGTGCGCGAAGTTGCCTCCAAGACGTCGGACGTCGCCGGCGACGGCACGACGACGGCCACGGTACTCGCCCGGGGAATCTTTACCGAGGGCGCCAAGATGGTTGCGGCCGGACACGACCCGATGACCTTGAAGCGGGGGATCGACAAGGCGGTCGGCGCCATCATCGACGAACTGAAGAAGCTCTCCAAGGCCACCAAGGAGCGCAAGGAGATCGCTCAGGTAGGCACGATTTCCGCCAACAACGACGCCACCATCGGCGATATCATCGCCGAGGCGATGGAGAAGGTCGGCAAGGAAGGCGTCATCACGGTCGAAGAGGCCAAGGGCCTCGAAACCACGCTCGAGGTGGTCGAGGGGATGCAGTTCGACCGCGGCTACCTCTCGCCGTATTTCGTCACCGATCCCGAGAAGATGGTGGCGACGATCGAGGATGCCTATCTCCTGATCCACGAGAAGAAGATCAGCTCCATGAAGGACCTCCTGCCGGTCCTCGAAGCCATCGCCCGCACCGGCAAGCCCTTCCTGATCATTGCCGAGGACATCGAGGGCGAGGCGCTGGCGACGCTCGTCGTCAACAAGATTCGCGGCACGCTGCAGTGCTGCGCCGTCAAGGCTCCCGGTTTCGGCGATCGCCGCAAGGCCATGCTCGAAGATATCGCCATCCTCACCGGCGGCCGGGTCATTGCGGAAGAGCTGGGCATCAAACTGGAGAACGTCACTCTCAACGATCTCGGTCGCGCCAAGCGGCTGGTGATCGACAAGGATAACACCACCATCGTGGACGGGGCCGGCAAGAAGGCCGACATCGAAGGCCGCATCAAGCAAATCCGCGCCCAGATCGACGAAACCACCTCGGACTACGACCGCGAGAAGCTGCAGGAACGGCTTGCCAAGCTGGTCGGCGGCGTGGCCGTGGTGCGCGTCGGCGCGGCCACTGAAATCGAAATGAAAGAAAAGAAGGCGCGGGTCGAGGACGCTCTGCATGCCACCCGCGCCGCCGTCGAGGAGGGTATCGTACCCGGCGGCGGCGTGGCGCTGATCCGCGCCGGTGCCGTGCTCGACGGACTCACCGCCCAAGACGAAGAGCGTGTCGGCGTCAATATCGTCCGCCGCGCGATCGAAGACCCTTGCCGCTGGATCGCCACCAATGCCGGCTGGGACGGCTCCATCGTCCTCGACAAAGTGAAGAACGGCAAAGGCGCGCACGGTTTCAATGCGTTCAGCGAGGAGTTCGAAGACCTGCTCAAAGCCGGCATCGTCGATCCGACCAAGGTTGTGCGCACGGCCCTGCAGAACGCGGCCTCGGTCGCCGGCTTGCTGCTCACCACCGAGGCCATGGTCGCCGAGAAGCCCGAGGACAAGAAGGCCCCGCCGATGCCGCCGGGCGGCATGGGTGGCATGGGCGGCATGATGTAA
- the groES gene encoding co-chaperone GroES, translated as MKIRPLQDRVIVTRIEDEEKTKGGIIIPDTAKEKPQQGKVVAVGKGKVGDDGKVIPLDVKVGDRILFGKYAGSEVKLEGEEHLIMREDDILGVLEG; from the coding sequence ATGAAGATTCGTCCATTGCAAGATCGGGTGATCGTGACGCGGATCGAAGACGAAGAGAAGACCAAGGGAGGCATCATCATCCCCGATACCGCGAAGGAGAAGCCGCAGCAGGGCAAGGTTGTCGCGGTTGGCAAGGGCAAAGTCGGAGACGATGGCAAGGTGATCCCGCTCGACGTGAAGGTAGGGGACCGTATCCTCTTCGGAAAGTATGCCGGTAGCGAAGTGAAGCTCGAAGGCGAAGAACACCTGATCATGCGCGAGGACGACATTTTGGGAGTGCTCGAGGGCTGA
- a CDS encoding polyhydroxyalkanoate synthesis regulator DNA-binding domain-containing protein, which translates to MTRLIKRYLNRKLYDTRASRYVTLDGIAEMVRNGEDIRIVDNATGDDITIVTFAQIIFEEAKRKNGSLGLPVLRRLIQVGGERVQEFFLGSERGRDGAVPAGERGKQTPTDGAQSSPAAEESAGRGLIGEILELPQKQLEQLQQRIDGQVRASLERVTAHPTFQAELRRLEHSVHSLEKQLARLRRRPAAGAARTKRRPRTTPGAPPA; encoded by the coding sequence ATGACGCGGCTCATCAAGCGGTACTTGAACCGCAAGTTGTACGACACCCGGGCGAGCAGGTACGTCACTCTCGACGGCATCGCCGAAATGGTACGTAACGGCGAGGACATCCGCATCGTCGACAACGCCACTGGCGACGACATCACGATCGTCACTTTTGCCCAGATCATCTTCGAGGAGGCCAAACGGAAGAACGGTTCCCTCGGCCTGCCCGTGCTCCGGCGCCTGATCCAGGTCGGCGGCGAACGAGTCCAGGAGTTCTTCCTCGGCAGCGAGCGGGGACGCGACGGCGCCGTCCCGGCCGGCGAACGCGGCAAACAAACGCCGACCGACGGCGCGCAGAGTTCGCCCGCGGCCGAGGAAAGTGCCGGCCGCGGGCTAATCGGCGAGATCCTCGAACTCCCCCAGAAACAGCTCGAACAGCTACAACAGCGGATCGACGGCCAGGTGCGCGCTTCGCTCGAGCGGGTCACCGCTCATCCGACCTTCCAAGCAGAACTACGCCGGTTGGAGCACAGCGTCCACAGTCTGGAAAAGCAGCTGGCCCGCCTGCGCCGCCGGCCCGCCGCTGGCGCCGCACGCACCAAACGCCGGCCCCGGACGACTCCCGGGGCCCCACCGGCGTGA
- a CDS encoding carbon-nitrogen hydrolase family protein: MRRYVVAAVQLDAGADRGANLERAERFVVEAAQRGARLVVLPEVFSWRGPAAREAEHAETIPGPTTAWACRLAGRLRIHLAAGSLLEANPAGRPFNTSVLVGPEGAIAGCYRKIHLFDVDLPGRVSVRESDTRQGGDHPVTVPTELGAIGMSVCYDLRFPELYRRLSRAGAEIVLVPSAFTFPTGAAHWEVLVRARAIENQVYVIAPDQTGQSASGGLNYGHSMIVDPWGVVVARATDGEGLVLADVDRDYVERVRRELPCLAHAKLLP, translated from the coding sequence GTGCGTCGTTACGTCGTTGCGGCCGTGCAGCTTGATGCCGGCGCGGACCGGGGGGCCAACCTGGAGCGGGCCGAACGTTTCGTCGTCGAGGCGGCGCAGCGCGGTGCGCGGCTAGTCGTGCTTCCCGAGGTGTTCTCCTGGCGAGGTCCGGCCGCTCGAGAAGCGGAACACGCGGAAACTATTCCCGGCCCGACGACCGCGTGGGCGTGCCGCCTCGCCGGCCGGTTGCGCATTCACCTTGCGGCCGGATCGTTACTCGAAGCGAATCCCGCCGGCCGCCCGTTCAATACCAGCGTCCTCGTCGGACCGGAGGGAGCCATCGCCGGTTGCTACCGCAAGATCCACCTCTTCGACGTCGACCTGCCGGGCCGCGTGAGTGTCCGCGAGTCGGACACGCGTCAGGGCGGCGACCATCCGGTGACGGTGCCGACCGAGCTCGGCGCCATCGGCATGAGCGTATGTTACGACTTGCGCTTCCCCGAATTGTACCGGCGCTTGAGTCGAGCCGGCGCGGAGATCGTTCTCGTCCCTTCTGCTTTCACGTTTCCGACCGGCGCCGCCCACTGGGAGGTGCTGGTGCGGGCCCGGGCGATCGAGAACCAGGTCTACGTGATTGCCCCCGACCAGACCGGCCAGAGCGCCAGCGGTGGCCTCAACTACGGTCACTCGATGATCGTCGACCCGTGGGGTGTCGTGGTGGCCCGCGCAACCGACGGCGAAGGTCTTGTTCTCGCCGATGTCGACCGCGACTATGTCGAGCGAGTTCGACGAGAACTGCCATGCCTCGCGCACGCCAAACTGCTGCCGTAA